The following are encoded together in the Theileria orientalis strain Shintoku DNA, chromosome 1, complete genome genome:
- a CDS encoding ubiquitin-fusion degradation pathway component (UFD1 homologue): MRMLYGRLLHIMVCVVSTQSHIVHSLKFDQARFVYSASLQAPSCNFLLKFVNKLIGVSKQSYLRAKRELFVDDVNKRLDRKEIKLLIVLEQSELFKRCNNVHYNDDGSEVNFSDNDKVLLPVSFFECCKSGNYNVPFQLLIHKVHVPEPYYSSKPPELLLSSDLSKSSRNLVTNSSESLMETKRRGPPNIDSFPNTAQEFIPPSDVSNECVSCSAIEFRTDENYVYVPKWIMNNLKLKPFDVVLVELIKLDDCTNVELKCLEREFYETNDIKKVLEERLKYYSTLTLNSVIPITIGDVTFNFKVVRLDTTNQRNVPFASIQDIDLNVKLL; this comes from the exons ATGAGGATGTTGTATGGAAGGCTCTTACACATAATGGTATGTGTAGTTTCGACTCAATCGCATATTGTCCACAGCCTCAAATTTGACCAGGCCAGATTCGTTTATTCTGCTTCACTTCAAGCTCCGAGCTGCAATTTTTTACTCAAATTTGTCAATAAACTCATCGGCGTTTCCAAACAGTCCTACTTAAGGGCCAAG AGGGAGCTGTTCGTTGATGATGTCAATAAACGGCTTGATAGGAAGGAAATTAAACTTCTCATTGTTTTGGAGCAGAGTGAGCTCTTCAAGCGGTGCAACAACGTCCACTACAACGATGACGGCTCCGAGGTCAACTTTTCTGACAACGACAAGGTGCTCCTTCCCGTTTCCTTCTTTGAGTGCTGCAAATCCGGCAACTACAACGTGCCCTTTCAGCTCCTAATTCACAAAGTTCACGTTCCGGAGCCCTACTACTCGTCTAAGCCGCCTGAGCTACTACTCTCTTCAGACCTTTCGAAGTCGTCTAGGAACTTGGTTACTAACTCGTCTGAGTCACTGATGGAGACCAAGCGAAGGGGCCCTCCTAATATCGACTCTTTTCCTAACACTGCTCAGGAGTTCATTCCTCCAA gtGATGTTTCGAACGAGTGCGTTTCCTGTTCCGCTATTGAGTTTCGAACTGATGAAAACTACGTGTACGTGCCCAAATGGATTATGAACAATCTGAAGCTAAA GCCCtttgatgttgttttgGTCGAACTAATCAAACTCGACGATTGCACCAATGTTGAGTTAAAATGTCTTGAGAGGGAGTTTTACGAGACCAACGACATTAAGAAGGTTCTTGAGGAGCGTCTCAAGTACTACTCCACTCTCACTTTGAACTCCGTGATTCCCATTACTATTGGCGATGtgacttttaattttaaggTTGTTAGGCTGGATACTACAAATCAGCGGAATGTTCCCTTTGCATCCATCCAGGACATAGATTTGAACGTTAAGttgttataa
- a CDS encoding uncharacterized protein (UAA transporter family protein) — protein MKETDGGSKLQSYSKCLVIVTGIYTCFLSFGYFLEKLLKYKVNDAVEFKFPIFIVVVTSASNLVMSVLLLLAQYVGDLRKKKSQSGRQYRPVTRLEASKVKREGLFGNLERKHLLRLCLSSSFSIMAQMTATYALPYVGIPTQVIIKSSKMVPILIGGFVLFRKRYAWYDVTCVVSITLSIILFNFERFINYKDNRTSVLGIFLCFLSLFCDGFVGPIQDDVLSKVSLHPHFLMFISTMVSLPISLAACLTLEGLLPFMLVKNREIMKLALSLALSGTLGQMFVFLSITSYGSLYTGIITTLRKAFSTLLSVYIFKHSLTRVQWFALLTTFSSIFMQQFFKNKDKAVKKSK, from the coding sequence ATGAAGGAGACGGACGGAGGATCCAAATTGCAATCTTACAGTAAATGCCTAGTCATAGTAACGGGAATATACACCTGCTTCCTGTCATTCGGATATTTTTTAGAGAAGCTCCTGAAATATAAAGTAAACGACGCCGTGGAATTCAAATTCCCGATCTTCATCGTAGTTGTAACTTCAGCGTCGAACCTGGTGATGAGCGTGTTGCTGCTCCTTGCGCAGTACGTTGGAGACCTACGAAAGAAGAAATCGCAGTCGGGACGCCAGTACCGCCCAGTGACGAGGCTGGAGGCCTCGAAGGTGAAAAGAGAGGGCCTGTTCGGCAACCTGGAGAGGAAGCACCTGCTCAGGCTGTGCCTGTCGTCCTCATTCTCAATCATGGCCCAGATGACGGCGACCTACGCGCTCCCGTACGTGGGAATTCCGACGCAGGTGATCATCAAGAGCTCGAAGATGGTGCCGATCCTGATCGGAGGCTTCGTGCTCTTCCGCAAAAGGTACGCCTGGTACGACGTCACCTGCGTAGTCTCAATAACGCTCTCAATCATACTGTTCAACTTCGAAAGGTTCATTAACTACAAGGACAACAGGACCTCGGTGCTGGGAATATTCCTGTGCTTCCTGTCGCTGTTCTGCGACGGCTTTGTGGGCCCGATCCAGGACGACGTGCTCTCGAAGGTGTCGCTGCACCCGCACTTCCTCATGTTCATATCGACCATGGTGTCACTGCCGATATCGCTGGCAGCATGCCTGACTTTGGAGGGGCTGCTGCCGTTCATGCTGGTGAAAAACAGGGAGATAATGAAGCTGGCGCTCTCGCTTGCGCTCTCGGGAACCCTGGGACAGATGTTCGTCTTCCTGTCAATAACGAGCTACGGAAGCCTCTACACGGGCATCATAACGACCCTGAGGAAGGCCTTCAGCACGCTGCTGTCGGTGTACATTTTCAAGCACAGCCTGACGAGGGTGCAGTGGTTCGCGCTCCTGACGACCTTCTCCAGCATATTCATGCAGCAGTTCTTCAAAAACAAGGACAAAGCAGTTAAAAAGTCAAAGTAA
- a CDS encoding ubiquitin-related chaperonin produces MGLNITIKVSGGETFTLDVEPEMTVLQLKEKCAEKADATPDKQRLIFKGTDAHTISSFASRRIIKDDESLSGLNVEDGNTIHLVRSGFKPASATPQPAPTTAQTAPQPAAQTNPLATGASGQNAFGYGNNMFGADYMSQMLQNPGDAMGDLNPQSAVALLESPFVQEMMSQISSNPELLRTLIQSSPYLQPMMQNPVFAQMLNNPELLRTLMRPGMLQAGLQMHQAMQQSNLNFPNATLNQGENPFAGFPMQPGAPAQPGATPQPGTTPGFPAGQTAPTTQPGTANPAFNPAAAATAGAGFAAGANPFAAFASGFGGGLGTSGFGAPAADTRPPEERFSSQLQSLQEMGFIDQAANVQALLATNGDISAAIARLLNRKFSAT; encoded by the exons ATGGGATTGAATATAACCATTAAAGTCAGTGGAGGAGAAACCTTCACTTTAGATGTTGAACCGGAAATGACTGTTCTCCAATTAAAGGAAAAATGTGCTGAGAAGGCAGATGCAACTCCAGATAAACAACGTCTGATTTTTAAAGGTACTGACGCTCACACCATATCATCCTTTGCATCtc GGCGTATAATCAAGGACGACGAATCACTGAGTGGTTTAAACGTTGAGGATGGCAACACAATACACTTGGTTAGAAGCGGGTTTAAACCAGCCTCAGCCACGCCTCAGCCGGCGCCAACAACTGCTCAAACGGCCCCCCAGCCAGCTGCACAGACGAATCCTCTGGCAACCG gaGCCTCCGGCCAGAACGCCTTTGGGTACGGAAATAACATGTTTGGTGCCGACTACATGTCTCAAATGCTTCAAA ATCCCGGAGATGCTATGGGTGACTTGAATCCACAGAGCGCTGTGGCGTTGCTAGAGTCGCCGTTTGTTCAGGAGATGATGTCGCAAATTAGCTCAAATCCTGAGTTGTTGAGGACCCTGATACAGTCGTCGCCATACCTGCAGCCAATGATG CAAAACCCGGTGTTCGCGCAAATGTTGAACAACCCTGAGCTTTTGAGGACGTTGATGAGACCTGGGATGTTGCAGGCAGGCCTTCAAATGCACCAGGCCATGCAGCAGTCTAACTTAAACTTCCCGAACGCTACTCTTAATCAAG GCGAGAACCCCTTCGCTGGATTTCCAATGCAGCCAGGTGCCCCTGCTCAACCCGGAGCTACGCCTCAGCCAGGAACTACCCCTGGGTTTCCAGCGGGTCAAACTGCCCCAACCACTCAGCCGGGCACCGCAAACCCGGCCTTTAACCCTGCTGCCGCTGCTACCGCCGGGGCTGGATTTGCTGCGGGCGCCAACCCCTTCGCCGCCTTCGCCTCCGGCTTCGGCGGCGGCTTGGGAACTTCTGGGTTTGGCGCGCCCGCTGCTGACACCAGGCCTCCTGAGGAACGTTTCAGCAGTCAGCTCCAGTCTCTTCAGGAGATGGGCTTCATTGACCAGGCTGCAAATGTGCAGGCCTTGTTGGCTACCAATGGTGACATATCCGCAGCTATCGCACGTTTACTAAACCGTAAGTTTTCAGCCACCTAA
- a CDS encoding uncharacterized protein (peptidyl-prolyl cis-trans isomerase, FKBP-type domain containing protein), giving the protein MRDPLMRSTIVVSGNESFNNGDYKQALMFYNKVIIQLDYTFPEDEEWISKFDDIKLKTYLNMAIVNYKLSNFSDSVQNCSEVLSIDPENLKALTRRCMCYTALSKFKEAKEDLANILKLDVNSEFAKSQMAKIKQLEVDQESQQRNLYKSMFQTRN; this is encoded by the exons atgagAGATCCATTGATGAGAAGTACAATTGTTGTATCAG GAAATGAATCTTTCAACAATGGAGACTACAAACAGGCTCTAATGTTCTATAACAAG GTGATAATTCAACTGGATTACACATTTCCTGAGGATGAGGAGTGGATATCAAAATTTGATGACATTAAGTTGAAAACTTACTTAAATATGgcaattgtaaattataaattgaGCAACTTTTCGGATTCAGTACAAAACTGCTCAGAA GTGCTATCGATAGATCCCGAAAACTTAAAGGCTTTAACCAGAAGGTGTATGTGCTACACTGCTCtatctaaatttaaagagGCTAAGGAG GATTTGgcaaatattttaaagctGGATGTAAATTCCGAGTTTGCAAAATCGCAAATGGCGAAGATTAAGCAGCTG GAGGTTGACCAGGAATCTCAACAACGGAACTTGTACAAATCGATGTTTCAAACTAGGaattaa